Proteins encoded by one window of Calonectris borealis chromosome 32, bCalBor7.hap1.2, whole genome shotgun sequence:
- the KPTN gene encoding LOW QUALITY PROTEIN: KICSTOR complex protein kaptin (The sequence of the model RefSeq protein was modified relative to this genomic sequence to represent the inferred CDS: inserted 2 bases in 1 codon; deleted 2 bases in 2 codons) — protein sequence MAGRCPLVEDSFSRLASQSNVYGLAALAGXGRAPGGLLAAALKGKVIYFRYHDLRQRLRPVARELQFTYIPVDAEIVSIDSFPKPPPQRGLVVGITFIKDSGDKASPFLNIYCDYEPGSEYDLDSVAQSCLNLELQFTPFQLCHAEVCVADRPETVFLLSGNDPSIHLYRENEGSHQFEEQPVQHLFPELQELPSNVLWLDVCNVPAAGQRLTAFGCQSGYVRVARVDQASRAVLQSWSIQQDGPISTVLVFPLPEPPPRAPVSHRRHRSLRSSGFFGTGNARYLLPVDAVTAQGYSVLVTSTIELAVVYRDVLTNGLSDQLVLPASDQYDSVLCALVTDVDFDGAREILLGTYGQELLCYKYTGPRRNAPGEFRLLWTRRFPSPLLSMLYADLTADGLCELAVVCLKGLHVLQHSLERRRGASLERLRGEAERRAVAEE from the exons ATGGCGGGGCGGTGCCCGCTGGTGGAGGACAGCTTCAGCCGGCTGGCCTCGCAGAGCAACGTGTACGGGCTGGCGGCGCTGGCGGG GgggagggcccccggcgggctgCTGGCGGCCGCGCTGAAGGGGAAGGTGATTTACTTCCGGTACCACGACCTGCGGCAGCGGCTGCGGCCCGTCGCCAGGGAGCTGCAGTTCACCTACATCCCGG TCGACGCCGAGATCGTCTCCATCGACTCCTTCCCGAAGCCGCCCCCCcagcgcggcctcgtggtcggcATCACCTTCATCAAG gactccggggacaaagccagcccCTTCCTCAACATTTACTGCGACTACGAGCCCGGCTCCGAGTACGACCTCGACTCCGTGGCGC agAGCTGCCTCAACCTGGAGCTGCAGTTCACccccttccagctctgccacGCCGA GGTCTGCGTCGCCGACAGACCCGAGACCGTT TTTCTGCTGAGCGGGAACGACCCCTCCATCCACCTCTACAGGGAG AACGAAGGCTCCCACCAGTTCGAGGAGCAGCCGGTGCAGCACCTCTTCCccgagctgcaggagctgcccagCAA cGTCCTCTGGCTCGACGTCTGCAACGTCCCGGCCGCCGGCCAGCGCCTCACCGCCTTCGGTTGCCAGAGCGGCTACGTCCGCGTGGCCCGGGTGGACCAGGCCAGCCGCG CGGTGCTCCAGAGCTGGAGCATCCAGCAGGACGGTCCCATCTCCACGGTCCTGGTGTTCCCGCTGCCGGAGCCGCCGCCACGCGCGCCGGTGAGTCACCGGCGGCACCGATCCCTCCGGAGCTCCGGATTTTTCGGAACCGGTAACGCTCGTTATCTTCTCCCAGTTGACGCCGTCACCGCGCAGGGCTACAGCGTCCTCGTCACCAGCACCATCGAGCTCGCCGTGGTGTACCG ggacgTCTTAACCAACGGATTGAGCGACCAGTTGGTTTTACCGGCCAGCGACCAGTACGACAGCGTCCTCTGCGCCTTGGTGACCGACGTCGACTTCGACGGCGCTCGCGAAATTCTTCTCGGCACTTACGGGCAG GAATTGCTTTGTTATAAATACACCGGC CCGCGGCGGAATGCGCCCGGTGAATTCCGGCTCCTCTGGACGCGGCGTTTTCCCAGCCCGCTCCTCTCCATGCTCTACGCCGACCTGACGGCCGACGGGCTCTGCGAACTCGCCGTCGTCTGCCTGAAGGGGCTCCACGTCCTGCAG CACAGCCTGGAGCGACGGCGCGGCGCCTCCCtggagcggctgcggggggaaGCGGAGCGCAGGGCGGTGGCGGAGGAGTGA